Sequence from the Oncorhynchus kisutch isolate 150728-3 linkage group LG12, Okis_V2, whole genome shotgun sequence genome:
TGTTATATGTATTCAGACACACACTATTTCAGTACTGTAGTTAACAGTACTACTATTTCAGCACTGTCATTTATAGTACTACCATTTAAGTACTGTATTAGGCATTTCATCCGCTGTAGAAATGATATGTTGACAGTATCACTGAAGAAATCTTTGGAAAATACACATAACTTGTCATTGTCTGACTGAAATAAATTATCGCCAATGGTTCGTCCAATAGAAGGTGCGATAGCTTGAAGAGCATGTCAGATTGTCCCATCTGGGACAGTAGTATAGATGTCGGTCCTATTGGGCGGCTCTATCTGTAGATCCTACCTTCTATCTTAGCCATTTCTATTTGCTAATAGCAAGTTCATCTTTCTACACCAGGGAACTGCAAGATATGGCCCTCCTTTGGGGACCAATGAAATGAAAACTAGAACTTGGCAACTGACCAACGTTCTTAATAGATGTGCCTGGTTGTGTAGTCCAGCACCGTAATGTTGTTAATAGATGTGCCTGGTTGTGTAGTCCAGCACCGTAATGTTGTTAATAGATGTGCCTGGTTGTGTAGTCCAGCACCGTAATATTGTTAATAGATGTGCCTGGTTGTGTAGTCCAGCACCGTAATGTTGTTAATAGATGTGCCTGGTTGTGTAGTCCAGCACCGTAATATTGTTAATAGATGTGCCTGGTTGTGTAGTCCAGCACCGTAATGTTGTTAATAGATGTGCCTGGTTGTGTAGTCCAGCACCGTAATATTGTTAATAGATGCGCCTGGTTGTGTAGTCCAGCACCATGCTAGCGGCCCCCAGCAGGGCGGGCTCTTCGAGGTCGGATGTCAGGACCTGGATGCTCTGGGCGGAGGTGAGGGCTCTCTGACCTATGACCTGCTGGACAGGAGCCTGGTAGTGGGCGGCCAGCACCCCCGACAGGATGACCAGGGAGGGGTTGACCATGTGGAGGATGTTGATGATGCCCACTCCAAGGGCCATGCCAGCTGAGGAGGAAATGGGGAGAGGGGTTAGCTATAAAATACAGGATGGCTTTCATAGAGAGATGACACAATGATTCGAACTGGGTCTAAACTAGGATGTCAATGTCACATTTGGTAACATTTGAAACCTTGTTGTGTCACGCATCATAATTCAGCTAGTAAATTAAAACGATGGTGGGAGGAAAGTGGTTTATCAAATGTATTTGACCAGGTCAGTCATTGAGGAAACATAAAATGGACAATACCTAGAGAGTCTACACCCCCTTGAACtcttcacattttgttgcgttgcaaagtgggattgaaatggaTTGAATTGTCATTTCTGGTCATTGATCTATAgaaaatactccataatgtcaaaagtatacacatttttacaaattaataacaaTTTAAATAACTAAAAGTAATTGCACAAGTATTCACtccctttgtttaggcaagcctaaatgaGTTCAGATGTTACAGAAGTTATATGGACTAACAGTGTGACATAATAGGGCTTGACATGATTTCTGGATGACTACCTCTctcccccatacatacaacatctaaGGTCCTTCAGTcaacaaggtactaaagtaatactgcaacaaacCAAAATTAAATGCAATGCTttatatgtttggggcaaatccaacaacacatcactgagtaaccgCCTCCTTATtctcaagcatggtggtggctgcatcatggtatgggtatgcttgacatcggcaaatACTCTGGAGTTTTTCAGGGTGAAAAGAAACAGGATGGAGATCGGCGTAGCCAACATTCTAtaggaaaacctgattcagtgTGCTTTACAttagacactgggagaggaattcacctttcagcaggacaatgacctacaATGGGGTTGCTTACAAAGAACACAGTGAACTTTGACTTAAAATCTGTTTGAAAATCAATAGCAAGACTTAAATGGCTGTCTAGTGATgatccccccaaaaaacttggcagagcttgaagaattctgaaaaatataaaatggccaaatattgcacaatccaggtgtgcaaagctcttaggagacttacccaagaacactcacagctgtaatcacagccaaaAGTGTCCCAAACATGTATTGACTACTTCTAAATCAAGGTATATTAGTGCTTTATGTTTCATTCATCTTTTTCTTTAGGttataatttttcttccactttaagAGCATTTTTTGTAGATCATTGACAACATAACATGTAATACCACTTtgtaacaataaaatgtgaataAATCCAAGGGGGGTGTCGACTTTCTATGGGCAAGGTATTACTTTAACTTATGAAGGAGTAGGTCTGATTTAAGGTGATGTTCAACCAACATAAGGAGTGTGGACCCACCTGTTCTGAGGACGGCTTCAGCCTTGTGGTTGCCCAGGCGGGCTGCGTTGATGAGGTGGATGGCGCTGACGGACTCCGCCTTCTTCAGATCCAGCATCCCTTCCACCTCCAGCAGTTCCTCTGGAGAACCAAACAGACACGGGCCAGGGGTCAAATCAGCATCTCTTTTTCACAAGACATGTTGCTTTAAGCTTTGCTTCCCTCCCTGGTGAAGACTGACACCCAATGTGTTCCAATGAACAAGTGCCTGGTTCAATGCATTATAACCACCATGCAATGTGCCTCTTGGTTTTAAGTAAAGGATTAGAAAACAATCTAATTAAGAAGTGTTTTAACTAACCGTCATGGAGCCTCTTGGCTTCTTTCTGCAGGGCCATGCCTGATGCGTAGGCCTCGATGCAGCCACGGCTGCCACACATGCACTCCGGCCCGTCCAGAGACACCATAATGTGGCCCAGCTCAGCCGCGCAGAACGTACTGCCGTGGATCAGCTCGTTGTGCTGGATGATGCCCCCGCCGATGCCTGTTCACAAAACAAACAGAATGGTTAGTGGTGCCACCACCGATGTCGGTGTGGCTTCCCGATCAGCACGACTACCTTATTCGTTTGGGGTCCTTTGTTAGCAAGGTTAACTGGGGGGGGAGGGAAGGGACTAGGGGGGGAAGGATGGAAGGGACTGGGGGGGGAAGGATGGAAGGGActgggggggaaggagggaagggattggggaggaagggaagggactgggggagggagaaaggtgACTTCCGTATATTTGGAGACGGTGTCTGAGCTAAAAGGAGGGAGTTCAGTTTTTGTGCCCGGCAGGCAAGACCCGGAGCCCAGAATACGGTATCCCggagagggtctcatgggggaGACCTATCCTTTTCTTTGATTTATTATTTacataaacacccttgaaaccgagctaatcCTTCCCCGTCCTTGTCTGATCTGGGTAaacgtcttgaccaaaccccttGGTCTGCCACAGTATCTACGCTGGCATGAACGAGCAAGCCTTATGTTGTGTCTCACAGAAACTAACATGTGGTGCATTTTGTTGTGCACCAGCTTGAtgatggctaacattagctagctgagCAAGCTAATGTTATGTTCTTTTACTTGAGCAATGACAAACCGGGCCGTAGGTTTAAAATTTTATAATTAGATACTTCAGCTAGCAATACAATGGTAGAGCAACGTAGCAATCAAAACAACttaatttgtcattatgggcgaCGGAATTTGGCTAAGAACGGATCCTGTGCAAAGCAGGAAGAGCCATGCTCATTGGGTCGCTACACATAACGGTTAAGTCCAGCgacatatttagagagagagtgCGGTCAGATTTTTAGAACGGATGCCACGTTGTCTTCATTCTCTACATCTTGGAGATGTAACACGAGAGCTCCTCCGACAATTCCCTCTATGAAATGACCAGCTGTAAACATGCGAAACTGAGGGAATTGACGTTTTTATTGATTAACATGTGTATCCAAGTCTGAAATGTGTTGTGGTGTCAACAAATTTCATATCAGCTTTCACTGGACATATTCATTCGTTTTCCATTCCTACCAGAAATAAACAGCACGGAAGCGCCAATTATATCCTAGCAGCGGCTATGGAGGAGAAAGTGGTGCTCTCCGGGAACGTTCAGACAGAAACCACATTGGCCGAACTCTAGATATGACTGGTTAAGTGCAAGTAATTAAAATGATCAATATTTGTATGTGTTTTGTATGTATTCGTTTTTTAAAAAGTTCTATTGCTCCTCAAGCAAGCGGGGAGGCCGACGACATCACGGAAAGCCATCAGACCAATTCCTCGAATGCCCTACTCTGAGGTTTGCAGTGGTCTGAAACACACTATTTTGCTCAAAATGTATTGTTTTACCCTTTAGTGTGTATACATaactgtatttatacttgggatatcgctGTGTTTCTGCAAAAAAAAGTCTAAAGTTTACAGTCATCATCCAGGGTTTGAAATGTACAGATATGCCACATTTCCTGCCAATGTGCCAAGGACCAACCATAATGTGGAACTTGACTATAGAAAACCATACTATTGTTGTCTGACATGAAAGAAGATCGAGGCATGGAAAGAACGTCACCATGCAGGTTTGCAGACAGTAGAAACGTTTCGAACCCCAAACAATTATGCGCTAAAAAAAACACTCAGATGTGAAGTAAACAGAAAATTGTTGACAAGGGTGAGTTATTTTTTTGTCAGTGAAATAGATTATCTGACAAATGGCGAGGGTAATAAGATAATGAACCATACTTTCTCCCTtcaggggatctgacctgacctcaacccctccttcgcctaatccacagatgtccatccgcTTCCCCTCTAGCAATCCTGTGATCTCCTCCTgtccacccaacacattccaaagccatctgTTTTGCTACAGAGAACCATTAacctcaaaaaaaaaaagtatcttCCACTTCTTTATATACTATTCTTATGCGTATAACAATGTTCAAAGTTTACCCAGAATCCAACATCTTTTTGGCATGTatatgtaaccggtgtgaaatggctagctagttagcggggtgtgcgctaatagtgtttcaatcggtgacgtcactttgctctgagaccttgaagtagttgtttcccttgctctgcaagggccgcggcttttgttgagcgataggtaacgatgcttctTGGGAGGCAGTTGTGTGCatagggtccctggttcgaggccAGGTAGGGACGAGGAAAGGGAAAATATAGCCTATTGATAAAATAACCAGGTGTCTCAACTTTAAGCTTTAATTAAGCTGTCATTAACCTATGATTTACACATCAGCACTGCCTTAAGAGATTATATACAAGCATGTGCTTTCATCTTTGCAATCGTTTCCAATGCCTCATGCCATGTAGATTAAAATGGCATTGTTTTCAGGAAAAGTTCTTAAGTGAACCAATTAGACATCTTAATAGCATCAGTAACATTGTCAAAACATGGTTACGGTGAGGTCTTTTCTTTTAGTCTCTCACTTTTGTAAAACTCAATGGTTTGCAAATGCCTCAACAACAGTCCCTCATTCAATAGGGGTAGCCGTGGAGGACTGTTTCAGGACACAAATCAAATTTTTCAATACCTATTCAATCCACTCAAAATCAAAAAGCTACTGACTGACATCTGATTGCCTCGTTTCGATTGGCCTGTTATGCACTCGATCCACCCACACTGTCATTGTTTACTATCCAGCTCATCTCACGCCATTATGGGTGTGGAATGCATTCAACCTTTACTTACCATAACCttttcacttttttttatttttacaatgacagtcatGTATATTTCATAGAAATACAATGAACAGATACTTAATGACCAGAGTgaatcattctaattctatggtggCAATATTACCTGTTCCAGTGATGACGGTGACAAAGTTCTCCACTCCTTTACCGTGGCCAAACTTCTTCTCTGCCAGGGCGGCACAGTTGCCGTCGTTATCGACCCAGACGGGCAGGTGGAGGGCGTCAGAGATGGGGGTGCGGATGTCGATGGAGCTCCACTCCTGGATCAGCTTGGTGGAGTGGAGGATCACACCCTCCTGGGGGTTCACTCTGCCTCCTGTCGACACAcctgagggggggagggggggggggcgattgCAAGAGAATCGGATCCTGTCAAACTAGGGGTATTTTCCTACTAGCTactgaccacttctttattgaggaaaaatgtacttactaagACTGTGATacgtggttgtctcacctagctaccaTGAGATGAATGcattaagtcgctctggataagattgTCTGTCTGCGAAATTACTAAAACGTTAAAATTATTATATAGTGAGAACTAGGGTCTATGCAGACTTTGAAGCGTATTTATTGTCATTGAGCACAAATAATTGGGGCAAGAGATTGTGACGTTTACGCATTTATAAACATTCAATAAAGTTCAGTTATTTGACACATGCTCAAGTACACTGAAATGGTTCAATTGCAAGCCCTGCCCAACAATGTGCTTCTTGACAGATTTGCATAAGTAAATGTTGCCTTATTCAAAGTGCAAATCAAAACATAAAAAGGGACATTTCAGGAAGGAGAGAAAGCCACATACCCACTCCCAGAATCCGGCAGTTGAGATGGACAGCGTCAATGACTGCCTCCGTACACATCTTCAGTATCAGCTCCATCCTAGTCTCGTAGGTTTTGGGGTTCGCCTGGGTGTACTTCTTCACTATCTTACCCTACAATTAAAAATACGTATAAATACAATAatatttcaaataaaatgttcTTTAAATATTAAATGTTATTTAATTGTTGCCCATATATAAAATAAAAGTATTTGCCATTTAGGAGACGATTTTATCCTAAGTGACTTAGTCACCCTTGTATGCATCACTATTGGTGGCCCCAGCAGAGCTCGAACCCACAACCATACAAGTgccttgctctaccaactgagccacagagaACCACAAAGTTTTAAAATGGTTGCCCACAAATATATTTCATGCAAATCAATCCACTTGTTCCAACACAATCAACCCATAAGTACATTTGGTACATTATTTGATAAGGAAGGCCACACAAGCAGTGTGGTTGACAAGTCAGTGCTTGTCTGTAGTCAGCGATTTAATTAAATATCAGCGTCTCAGAAGAATGCTAAAACTGACAGCCGCTTTCATCTGAGCCGGCAGATGCTCATGGTGGTTCTCACGTAAAGTCAAATCCTAAATCAAAATGGGGCCTAATAGAAAAAGTGTGTGTTTAAGATGACTTCCGTTAGGCTAAAGAATGGTCGGTTGACATTCTAATCTCCGACTTCAGAACTAATGGTTAGAAGGTGACTTCTCACTGTTGACGTTTGTGTTCAACTCCAACTTACTCACTGACGAAAATACGTTTTAGACAATACGCATGCCTGTGACAAATAATAAATTACATTTCTATAGCGCTTTTCGTCACCTGAAAGCACTTCAAAAATTAAACAAGCaatacatcatgagtagcctagctgtaGTTAGGTCAACCAAGAGGCCAAGTCTTTGAGTGCATGCATCCTccaaagatggagagggacagttcaTGGCTTGATCAGAGGAAGGTTGGTCAGGCTAGAAATGGTACAGGCCTCGGGCTTATTCCATGAGAAGTGCAACGTCACAAAATATGCGTAGGTCTAGAACAGATTGTACATCACGCCACCTTGGtatggtacagttgaagtcggaagtttacatacaccttagccaaatacatttaaactcagtttctcacaattcctgacatttaatcctggtaaacattcccggtcttaggtcagttaggatcaccactttattttaagactgtgaaatgtcagaataattgtaaagagaatgatttatttcagcttttacttcacattcccagtggttcagacgtttacatacactcaattagtatttggtagcacaggcttaaacaatttaaacttgagtcaaacgtttcgggtagcattctacaagcttcccacaataagttgggagcattttggcccattcctcctaacagagctggagTAAGTGAGTCAGGTTTCTctgcctccttgctcacacacgccttttcagttctgcccacaaattttctataggtttgaggtcagggctttgtgatggccactccaataccttgactttgttgtccttaagccattttgccacaactttggaagtatgcttggggtcattctttatttggaagacccatttgcgaccaagctttaacttcctgactgatgtcttaatatgttgctttaatatatccacataatttcccttcctcatgatgccatctattttgtgaggtgcaccagtccctcctgcagcaaagcacccccacaacatgatgctgccacccctatgcttctcagttgggatggtgtactttggcttgcaagcattcccctttttcctccaaacataacgatggtcattatggccaaacatttctgtttttgtttcatcagaccaaaaaaatacgatctttgtccccatgtgcagttgcaaaccgtagtctggcttttttattgcgaTTTTGGAGTaatggcttcttctttgctgagcggcctttcaggttatggatatagatactttgtaccggtttcctccagaatcacaaggtcctttgctgttgttctgggattgatttgcacttttcacaccaaagtacgttaatctctaggagacagaacacattgccttcctgagcggtatgacggctgcgtggtcccatggtgtttatacttgcatactattgtttgtacagatgaatgtggtatctttaggtatttggaaattgctcccaaggacgaaccagacttgtggaggtctacaattttttttctgaggtcttggcggatttatttggattttcccatgatgtcaagcaaagaagcactgagtttgaaggtaggccttgaaatacatccacagctacacttccaattgactcaaatgatgtcaattagcctatcagaagcttctacagccatgacattttctggaatttcccaagctgtttaaaggcacagtcaacttagtgtatgtaaacatctgacccactggaattgtgatacagtggcttaagtcaaataatctgtctgtaaacaattgttggaaaaatgacttgtgtcatgcacaaagtaatgtcctaatcggcttgccaaaactatagtttgttaacaagaaatttgtggagtggttgaaaaacgagttttaatgactccaaccttagtgcatgtaaacttccgacttcaactgtacatcatcTTTTTATCTGCAACTTTTCTAGTTCCATCTTTGGTGGTTATGGGTATCCATCCATATCCATCAAACCTGAACTAGTTGGGTGTAGAGGGATAATGAACACACATGGATGGTTAGATAGAAATCTTGGAAGCACACGGCAGTGTGAGAATAGATGGATAGTGTAATGTACTGTTCATTGTATGTTCATTTTGCTGATGGACAACTAGGAAGATGATTTATGGTTTTAACCAATCACGACTaataagataataataatataatctaaCATGCGGTGTAACCCTCACCTCACGCACCCCCCTCTCCAACCCCCCTCACCCCTACCACCGTACCCTCATGCTGACGATGGCCACGCGGAGGTTGGTCCCCCCCAGGTCGACGGCTAGGGCGCTCTGAGTCTCCAGGATGTGGTCGATGTCCTGGGAGATGTCCCACTCCTTGACGGGGGGGAAGCAGAAGGTCTTCTGCAGCGGCTCATCAAGGTCGATGGTCTGCAGGAACTTCAGGATGCGAGGCACAGCGTTCCCGTCGCCGTAGATCTTCGAGCTGAGGGGAGGGTCCCACAGGatgaagaagagggggggggaaATCACACAAGGTGAAGAGGGGAATTTTGGTGAGATTTCCGTTCTATGAAAAATTGCAATTTGATGGTTACTATGAAAATAGAGGATTTTAGCTTGTAGACCAAATCTCAGTTATAAGAAACACTGAAAGAGCCAATGCTGCCACAAATAAATacatatgttttatttttattaaaaaaggTATAAGTAGATGACTTAAAGGGTGACTGCACTGATTTGGACTCGTTTTGAAGAttgctcattaagaaatgctagaaGCCATGACTGAAGCCAAATGagttgtggtttgatgtgggtgtgtaATGTTttcatattataaactggttggttcgagcttctaattggctgacagctgtggtatataagattatataccacgggtatgacaaaacatggatttttactgctctaattatgttggtaaccagtttataatagcaataaggcacctcatgggtttgtggtatatggccaatataccacggctaagggctgtatccagacactcggcgttgcgtcgtgcataagaacagcctttagccgtggtatattggccatataccgcaCTCCCTCCGGCCATATTGCTTAATTGTACAGTGGCAGGTACTGTTGTTTGTCCCTCCCGAGTAACCATAGCAACAACATAGCCACTTCCTCAAAATATTTAAATAGTTGGAATTAATCTGGAATTTATTTAGACGTTTTTGCAGAGAAGGTCTTAGTCGCTCAAGTTGACATCTAGCTaaaaggtgtttggtgcagtatttctcaagtaaacAAAATGTGCATGATCGGTTCTCTGCTGGGCACTGACGCGCTCGGGACTGACCTCTGAGAACAACAACGTGTCTACAACTTCATCATCTGCAAGCTGTCAAACTATGGTAAATAAAGCACAAGCTACACGCTGTTTATCAGTGCCTTAAAAAtcacttgctagctagctaagttccaACTCTGTGTCAATGAAGCTAGAAAATAGTAGCCGTCAGGCACATTGAACAGCCAGGCCACAATCAGCTTATCAAGTCACTGGCGAGGTTTTGCTTTTTACAACTTTCCCACCATTACCAGAGTGTGCCTGTCTGGCAGTGTTTAATAGGGAATGATGTTACAAAACAGGCTGTGGGGGGACACTATGTTCCAGTTGGGATACAAGTGCACTCTGATTGTATCAATTCTCATTTTGGCCAAATAAGTGGCAGACTCAAGTGATTGACACTAAGAAACACATCAGCAAGTGGCCACTCTATAAAAAGGGCTTAGGGCCAAGGGTTATTTCAACATAACATTGGCGACATGTTCTCTTACATAAACAAGTCTGAGGTGCTGAGTAATGGGCAGGCCCGTCTCACTGTCTGGGAGGTTCTGGCTGCTACGATTGGATAGAGCACAATCAGCACTGCTGTTTCTCTTCTGTTAGAGTGTACTGGGCAAGATCGTAATCCATCCCCAACTCTCCAGTATGTCGCGATAAACTCCGTTTTGGACGAGACGGACTttgaccaaaatgatcctattttgcactttgtagtcaattttgacactagaatgaaTGTTTGACTCGTATCAATGCCACATAGgccatttaaaaccaaatacgttGGTTCTAAGGGGTAGTTGACCTTTAAGTTCAGTTCAGAGATTCTGTAATACACACTTTCCAGTGTTCTGATTGTGATACTCAAGGTGCAGGTTGATGGTCATTAGACTTGATACTGAACGTTATGGATTATTGTCATATCTGTTGATGGTGGTTGACGCCAGACTGGATGTACAAGGACCGAGGTCACACTAattatttcactgttgtattgtattgatgACATTCCGTTGACACGGATTCTGTAGCAGCTGAAAAATTcacttttgttttgtctttcaatAAGCCTCTCGGCCTGGTGTTTCCAGAACATTTCgtgctgtctgattaggatataaAAGGCCTTGTCTCCAAGAGGCCAGTTAGACATTTCTCTGCTTCTGTGCTGGGTGATGTCTCCCTGTTGCAACTTGTTATAACCCTGTAATAACCCCTTTTCTAGAGGTTATGCGATGATGCTTACCAGGGGTATCTCTTCCCAAACTGCAGCTCCAGGGCATGGTAGATCTTATTCTGAGTGTCTGCGTCACGGACATGGAGGACGTTTTCACCTGGGAATAGAAGATACAGCTCAACATCCTATAAGCATTCGTAATGGGACGACTGGAAGAATGACAACAAAGCAAATCGCCAAAACACTCATACTGGCAAAGCCATCAATTAAGAACTATACCTTTTCATTATACATTTCATGGTAACACTGGTAACCACAAGTAGGCCCCCTGGTCTACTCCAAATGGAGGCCACAGTTGCCTCCATAATGGCACACCATTCtccatttagtgcactacttttgaccagggcccatattcaagcacttaagggaatagggtgccattttggacgaaACCCATGATTCTAGACCACCTGGTAAATGGTCATGGACTTCAGTAGACCCACCCAccagtctctctcccagtctgccTGGACCCCAGGTTGATGACGGGGGTCCCGAAGGCCCCGGCCTCTCGGACGCCACAGCTGCTGTTGCCGATCATGGCCCCAGCGTGACACACCAGCTGGATGAACTGCTCGAACGGCACGTGCTTCACCGCTCGGAAGTTAGGGTGCTGCTCCACGCCCTTCTTCCTCATCACGCGCACCATCTCCTTACTTCCTGATGGAGTCATCACGGAGACGGGACAGGGGTTGTCAGGGGTTACAAGACAGAACGGAGAAGACTGCAGAATGTCTAATTTAACCGACTCCTACACAGTCTAAAGTCGGGGATTCAACTCTAGCCATGTTATGTTTTGCAGTAGTGTTTTGTTGGATTTTAAGTACTGGTCACTTGGTTTCTTATTCTTTCTGAGGAAGTTCTACGCCCTTCAAACCAGTCCTAGCCCTAATCATGAGACAGACTGAAGGATTGCAGCTGAACTAGATAAGCAAATACCTTCAACAGAGCAGCCTTCCCACACTATTGACCAAGGGAGGGCTGACACTGTACCTCCAGCTCCacgatctgtgtgtgtgtgtgtgtggttgcgtaATATGACGGGGCAAAGAGGAGAGAAATAAGGAAagggagacggggggggggggggagaaaacaaTCACCACTGACCTGCGTCTATGTTGGGGAAGAGGACGAGTGTTTTCTTGTTGAAGGAGATGAGGGCGTCCAACATCAGCTCGTAGATCTTGATGGAGTTCTTGATGTCGGTGGTGACCGGGTGCTGCAGGGCCACGATGTAGTCGTGCTCCTTCACATTGTCTCCTGTGGATGCCATTTAGAACATTCTCAGCATTCTAGTACTTTCTGAACAGAGGGAAGCCAACAGTC
This genomic interval carries:
- the LOC109901157 gene encoding bifunctional UDP-N-acetylglucosamine 2-epimerase/N-acetylmannosamine kinase isoform X1: MIRREGKRLNKGGEKDRERERSGSRSGLTMRPGPIARNPHELYYLRMQRMREKTDKMEENKATRKLRVCVATCNRADYSKLAPIMFGIKANPDEFELEVVVLGSHLIDDYGNTFRMIEQDDFDIGSKLHTIVRGEDEAAMVESVGLALVKLPDVLHRLRPDVLVVHGDRFDALALATAAALMNIRILHLEGGEVSGTIDDSIRHAISKLAHYHACCTRTAEQHLIAMCEDHTRILLAGCPSYDKLLAAHHRDDYMDIIRNWLGDNVKEHDYIVALQHPVTTDIKNSIKIYELMLDALISFNKKTLVLFPNIDAGSKEMVRVMRKKGVEQHPNFRAVKHVPFEQFIQLVCHAGAMIGNSSCGVREAGAFGTPVINLGSRQTGRETGENVLHVRDADTQNKIYHALELQFGKRYPCSKIYGDGNAVPRILKFLQTIDLDEPLQKTFCFPPVKEWDISQDIDHILETQSALAVDLGGTNLRVAIVSMRGKIVKKYTQANPKTYETRMELILKMCTEAVIDAVHLNCRILGVGVSTGGRVNPQEGVILHSTKLIQEWSSIDIRTPISDALHLPVWVDNDGNCAALAEKKFGHGKGVENFVTVITGTGIGGGIIQHNELIHGSTFCAAELGHIMVSLDGPECMCGSRGCIEAYASGMALQKEAKRLHDEELLEVEGMLDLKKAESVSAIHLINAARLGNHKAEAVLRTAGMALGVGIINILHMVNPSLVILSGVLAAHYQAPVQQVIGQRALTSAQSIQVLTSDLEEPALLGAASMVLDYTTRRIY
- the LOC109901157 gene encoding bifunctional UDP-N-acetylglucosamine 2-epimerase/N-acetylmannosamine kinase isoform X2, whose product is MIRREGKRLNKGGEKDRERERSGSRSGLTMRPGPIARNPHELYYLRMQRMREKTDKMEENKATRKLRVCVATCNRADYSKLAPIMFGIKANPDEFELEVVVLGSHLIDDYGNTFRMIEQDDFDIGSKLHTIVRGEDEAAMVESVGLALVKLPDVLHRLRPDVLVVHGDRFDALALATAAALMNIRILHLEGGEVSGTIDDSIRHAISKLAHYHACCTRTAEQHLIAMCEDHTRILLAGCPSYDKLLAAHHRDDYMDIIRNWLGDNVKEHDYIVALQHPVTTDIKNSIKIYELMLDALISFNKKTLVLFPNIDAGSKEMVRVMRKKGVEQHPNFRAVKHVPFEQFIQLVCHAGAMIGNSSCGVREAGAFGTPVINLGSRQTGRETGENVLHVRDADTQNKIYHALELQFGKRYPCSKIYGDGNAVPRILKFLQTIDLDEPLQKTFCFPPVKEWDISQDIDHILETQSALAVDLGGTNLRVAIVSMRGKIVKKYTQANPKTYETRMELILKMCTEAVIDAVHLNCRILGVGVSTGGRVNPQEGVILHSTKLIQEWSSIDIRTPISDALHLPVWVDNDGNCAALAEKKFGHGKGVENFVTVITGTGIGGGIIQHNELIHGSTFCAAELGHIMVSLDGPECMCGSRGCIEAYASGMALQKEAKRLHDEELLEVEGMLDLKKAESVSAIHLINAARLGNHKAEAVLRTAGMALGVGIINILHMVNPSLVILSGVLAAHYQAPVQQVIGQRALTSAQSIQVLTSDLEEPALLGAASMVLDYTTRRIY
- the LOC109901157 gene encoding bifunctional UDP-N-acetylglucosamine 2-epimerase/N-acetylmannosamine kinase isoform X4; translated protein: MIEQDDFDIGSKLHTIVRGEDEAAMVESVGLALVKLPDVLHRLRPDVLVVHGDRFDALALATAAALMNIRILHLEGGEVSGTIDDSIRHAISKLAHYHACCTRTAEQHLIAMCEDHTRILLAGCPSYDKLLAAHHRDDYMDIIRNWLGDNVKEHDYIVALQHPVTTDIKNSIKIYELMLDALISFNKKTLVLFPNIDAGSKEMVRVMRKKGVEQHPNFRAVKHVPFEQFIQLVCHAGAMIGNSSCGVREAGAFGTPVINLGSRQTGRETGENVLHVRDADTQNKIYHALELQFGKRYPCSKIYGDGNAVPRILKFLQTIDLDEPLQKTFCFPPVKEWDISQDIDHILETQSALAVDLGGTNLRVAIVSMRGKIVKKYTQANPKTYETRMELILKMCTEAVIDAVHLNCRILGVGVSTGGRVNPQEGVILHSTKLIQEWSSIDIRTPISDALHLPVWVDNDGNCAALAEKKFGHGKGVENFVTVITGTGIGGGIIQHNELIHGSTFCAAELGHIMVSLDGPECMCGSRGCIEAYASGMALQKEAKRLHDEELLEVEGMLDLKKAESVSAIHLINAARLGNHKAEAVLRTAGMALGVGIINILHMVNPSLVILSGVLAAHYQAPVQQVIGQRALTSAQSIQVLTSDLEEPALLGAASMVLDYTTRRIY